In one Dunckerocampus dactyliophorus isolate RoL2022-P2 chromosome 9, RoL_Ddac_1.1, whole genome shotgun sequence genomic region, the following are encoded:
- the ankrd50l gene encoding ankyrin repeat domain-containing protein 50: MSSSSLLRGRRFYCREWALDKLRRCLDARSVPGQPPGLLVMGGPGAGKTALCTEAVWPTSEAGHVAGLAPRCLAWHFCQREAQGSMTVWRFVLGLVDQLRASSLLPPEYCSHLEEPVAASSLDPLSCQKAPDDTFKRAVLDPLLALPPPAQTLMLLVDSMDVGYQGSQAGGRSRSIPELLAAHQHLLPSWLLLVCSVRRHNKTMCKMFSSFRKLCLDDLRRPDPVHDVQQYILCRLDNEGALRRQLTPDTADMLNLLHIKSGGCFLFLERVLDGVAAAVIGLREIRDIPGTLNGLYLWLCQRLFPRGLFGYVKPLLNVILAAPTPLTPQQLFMALWTHNNLLSVQDFQNKLGTLSPLLVDGPEGSKLLFHGSFAEWLTDVKYCTQKYLCSRAEGHSMLAMVLTLRGPLLDLEETIQLGTHLICSGHHKDDPSLLALWMIWAGVPALNSSGTLATSLTQAPVLTQQRVFQLLKRSGLLSAADLPNADYSLGVHCAREETNCWPSVNRLSSTDGQTLLATAALEGSANVVQFLLTRGADPLISDYQGQTALTLAARQGHISVLHVLLDWARARDKGTVMKMMEHVDNDGWTALRSAAWGGHSEAIRLLLDAGAEVDGCDAEGRTALRAAAWGGHEETVLILLDYGAQVDKADRKGRTPMIAAAYMGHHEAVEVLLDHNAEVDLPDGDGRTALSVAALCVPTAAGVKGYCQVASLLLERGAQPGHRDHDGMTPLLLAAYEGHEDIVELLLDTGADVDETAGPDGAAPVAAAVTPLLAAAAMGHMKTVSRLLFWGAAVDAIDYEGRTALSLAAAQGNTEVVRALLDRGLDENHKDDLGWTPLHAAACEGHRAVCAVLTQQGSMARVGEMDIEGRTPLILAAQEGHLSAVRLLLDRRSPIDHRAYDGHSALSATLLEGHAEVAELLMRRGADTDVRDAEGRPLLYLLVLEGRLDMATLLIEKGGVPMESRDSEGRTALHVAAWQGSVDMVDLLLKHGANPNAQDAEGRPPLHSVAWTGRLDIGRHLLAASGINIDLACHQGATALSIAAQEGQTNVVSVFLERGANPNHVDQYGRTPMKVARKHGHAHVVCLLERFGAKPCPGVLPRACIVSNAKANKISSSNISGRNGGEAVNSSSSSSLGSTAERFHSTHSSQTSSTGCSMATTQTVPADSLSFIQQIQQHSLPRSRSRPSTLPPPGGSGAGSNRRPPKSSPPPTLCIVTAMVHNCEWPPKDSSYGLDYQDKMNQQNLSRTTGAKTVNGAPAGFPSKIQGPHQREAWDPPPKRNSLSPAHFSFSPVSPSSASPRDVVSMKTSDPQLNLKQAIKLQFEGPTSAALYKRETPL, translated from the exons ATGAGTAGCTCCAGCCTGCTCCGGGGTCGCCGCTTCTACTGCCGGGAATGGGCCCTGGACAAGCTGCGGCGCTGTCTGGATGCCCGCTCCGTGCCGGGTCAGCCTCCGGGATTGCTGGTGATGGGGGGCCCCGGCGCCGGCAAGACCGCCCTGTGCACCGAGGCGGTGTGGCCCACCTCCGAGGCCGGACATGTGGCCGGGCTGGCGCCGCGATGCCTGGCCTGGCACTTCTGCCAGCGGGAGGCACAAGGGAGCATGACGGTGTGGCGCTTCGTACTCGGCCTGGTGGACCAGCTGAGGGCGTCATCGCTGCTCCCGCCAGAATATTGCAGTCATCTCGAAGAGCCTGTTGCGGCATCCTCGCTGGACCCCCTCAGCTGTCAGAAAGCCCCCGACGACACCTTTAAGAG AGCAGTCTTGGACCCCCTGCTGGCCCTTCCCCCACCTGCGCAGACGCTGATGCTGCTGGTGGACTCCATGGATGTGGGCTACCAGGGAAGTCAAGCAGGCGGGAGGAGCCGCTCCATCCCAGAGCTCCTGGCGGCCCATCAGCACCTCCTGCCCAGCTGGCTTCTTCTGGTCTGCTCAGTGCGGCGCCACAACAAGACCATGTGCAAGATGTTTTCAA GTTTTCGTAAACTGTGCCTTGATGATCTGCGGAGGCCCGACCCAGTCCACGATGTGCAGCAGTACATCCTGTGCCGCTTGGACAATGAAGGGGCGCTGCGACGTCAGCTGACCCCGGACACGGCGGACATGTTGAATCTGCTTCACATCAAAAGCGGCGGCTGCTTCCTGTTCCTGGAGCGGGTACTGGATGGGGTGGCCGCAGCCGTCATAGGTCTCCGCGAGATCCGGGACATTCCGGGAACTCTGAATGGCCTCTACCTGTGGCTGTGCCAAAGACTATTCCCCCGGGGGCTCTTTGGCTACGTCAAGCCCCTCCTCAATGTCATCCTGGCCGCCCCCACACCCCTCACGCCTCAGCAGCTGTTCATGGCACTGTGGACCCACAACAACTTGCTCAGTGTCCAGGACTTCCAGAACAAACTAGGAACCCTCTCCCCTCTCCTCGTCGACGGTCCCGAGGGCAGCAAATTACTTTTTCATGGCAGCTTTGCAGAGTGGCTGACGGATGTCAAGTACTGCACTCAAAAGTACCTGTGCAGCCGGGCCGAGGGTCACAGCATGCTTGCCATGGTTCTGACACTGCGGGGACCCCTGCTGGACTTGGAGGAAACCATCCAGCTCGGGACACATTTAATTTGCTCTGGTCACCATAAGGATGACCCCTCCCTTCTGGCACTGTGGATGATCTGGGCTGGCGTGCCTGCTTTGAACAGCAGCGGCACCCTCGCCACGTCACTAACTCAAGCACCAGTTCTGACCCAGCAGAGAGTCTTTCAgcttttgaagaggagtggactgCTTTCTGCAGCTGATCTACCTAATGCAGACTATAGCCTGGGAGTGCATTGTGCTCGTGAAGAAACAAACTGTTGGCCGTCTGTGAACCGGCTCAGTTCTACAGATGGACAGACCTTGCTTGCCACCGCGGCCCTCGAGGGTTCCGCAAATGTAGTCCAGTTTCTGCTGACGCGTGGAGCCGATCCTCTCATCAGCGACTACCAGGGTCAAACAGCGCTGACGTTGGCCGCCAGGCAGGGTCACATTAGCGTACTGCATGTACTGCTGGATTGGGCACGAGCCCGGGATAAGGGGACCGTTATGAAAATGATGGAGCATGTAGACAATGACGGCTGGACAGCACTGCGGTCGGCGGCCTGGGGGGGACACAGCGAAGCCATCAGGCTTCTGCTAGATGCGGGCGCAGAAGTGGATGGCTGTGATGCAGAGGGCCGCACCGCACTCAGGGCTGCGGCCTGGGGGGGACACGAAGAGACAGTTCTCATCCTGCTAGACTACGGGGCACAGGTGGATAAGGCTGACCGCAAAGGTCGCACTCCCATGATTGCAGCCGCCTACATGGGACATCATGAGGCGGTGGAGGTGTTGCTGGACCACAACGCAGAAGTCGACTTGCCTGACGGAGATGGGCGCACTGCTCTGTCAGTCGCTGCCCTCTGTGTCCCGACAGCAGCAGGGGTCAAAGGTTACTGTCAGGTAGCAAGTCTCTTACTGGAACGTGGAGCCCAACCCGGACACAGAGACCACGATGGAATGACTCCATTGCTCCTTGCGGCCTATGAGGGCCATGAGGACATCGTAGAGCTCCTGCTGGACACTGGCGCAGACGTTGATGAGACTGCAGGCCCTGATGGTGCTGCCCCTGTGGCGGCGGCTGTGACCCCACTGCTGGCAGCTGCAGCAATGGGACACATGAAGACGGTGTCTCGGCTCCTTTTTTGGGGTGCAGCTGTGGATGCCATCGATTACGAAGGCAGGACGGCGCTCAGCCTGGCAGCGGCGCAAGGAAACACAGAGGTTGTACGAGCCCTCCTCGACCGAGGCCTTGATGAAAACCACAAGGACGACCTGGGATGGACGCCACTACACGCTGCAGCCTGCGAAGGCCATAGAGCTGTGTGCGCTGTGCTAACTCAGCAAGGCAGCATGGCGCGAGTCGGCGAGATGGACATCGAAGGCCGCACGCCGCTTATCCTGGCGGCTCAGGAAGGACACCTGAGTGCAGTCAGATTGTTGCTGGACAGACGCTCGCCCATTGACCACAGGGCCTACGATGGACATTCTGCCTTGAGCGCCACCCTCCTGGAAGGTCACGCTGAGGTGGCTGAGCTGCTAATGCGACGAGGAGCTGACACTGATGTCCGTGACGCAGAAGGACGACCTCTGCTGTACCTTCTGGTTTTGGAAGGTCGGCTTGACATGGCTACTCTGCTCATAGAGAAAGGGGGGGTGCCCATGGAATCCCGAGACTCAGAGGGCCGTACAGCCTTGCACGTGGCCGCCTGGCAGGGAAGTGTGGACATGGTGGACTTGCTCCTGAAGCACGGGGCCAACCCCAATGCACAAGATGCAGAGGGGAGGCCACCGTTGCATTCTGTGGCCTGGACAGGACGCCTGGATATCGGGCGCCATCTTCTGGCAGCGAGCGGCATCAACATAGACCTCGCTTGCCACCAGGGAGCGACAGCTCTGAGTATCGCAGCCCAGGAAGGACAGACGAATGTCGTCTCAGTGTTCCTGGAGCGAGGTGCGAACCCCAACCATGTGGACCAATATGGTCGCACTCCCATGAAAGTGGCAAGGAAGCATGGACATGCGCATGTGGTCTGCCTCTTAGAGCGCTTTGGAGCCAAACCATGCCCAGGTGTGCTGCCCCGAGCTTGCATTGTCTCTAATGCCAAAGCCAACAAGATATCCTCCTCAAACATTTCAGGCCGTAATGGAGGTGAAGCTGTGAACTCGTCGTCCTCGTCTTCTCTAGGCTCCACTGCAGAACGCTTCCACTCCACCCACAGCTCCCAGACGTCATCCACCGGATGCTCCATGGCCACCACGCAAACGGTCCCGGCCGACAGTCTCAGCTTTATCCAGCAGATCCAGCAGCATTCGCTGCCCCGCAGCCGCAGCCGCCCCTCCACACTCCCCCCACCGGGGGGCTCAGGCGCGGGCAGTAATCGGAGGCCTCCCAAAAGTAGCCCCCCACCGACCCTCTGCATTGTGACCGCCATGGTCCACAATTGTGAGTGGCCTCCAAAGGACTCATCATATGGACTGGACTATCAGGACAAAATGAACCAGCAGAACCTAAGCCGAACGACTGGTGCTAAAACTGTAAATGGTGCCCCTGCTGGATTCCCATCCAAGATCCAGGGTCCACACCAAAGGGAGGCTTGGGATCCTCCACCCAAACGCAACAGCCTGTCGCCCGCTCACTTTAGCTTTAGCCCAGTGTCACCCTCTAGTGCCTCGCCAAGGGACGTGGTCTCAATGAAAACCTCAGACCCCCAGCTGAACCTCAAACAGGCCATCAAGCTGCAGTTTGAGGGTCCCACCAGCGCAGCTTTGTACAAGAGAGAAACCCCCCTGTGA
- the LOC129187339 gene encoding uncharacterized protein LOC129187339, which translates to MIPGSRLPSNPASPVAAHGPAHQPQLPTSWATWAQYDLAQAEAELHRLQERHATETDSVKRGVERAILGARREERRLLERVEQDHRDTQQHLEQVQRENVAAARVSQSLLDQRLRKLVILQQRIQEASPNQNLLLKEVAEFLQPWEVSVSLKKVTFKPSSQPNAVTFGDIRVQDQNISLHAGACGPHGQLCALHSQEMPSAETSHQILREDRCPEEQGWTSTKDSTVKKISLSYSCDPEAEEEPMTSLTHKWPPKLEPSSRLKSPESSCGENIPTVLKTDSREYDWSISSNSELLAPRNKRTPPAVSSPEGSRVHVGPPHAVNLDNQGAANGKPNPGSGFRRAGKRSLSSPRRRQREPAASHSCLDLTTRGRPHSCLSQSSDEHSLGTLCDSGRAPSPADSLDSSYTFVVGPSRDYGVNRSSLSYNGRLSKSAVDLTHRTRPLISAGPNERVGAWTVNCSNFSSSSPPPSGELGVFDRGQAVSYQVPTSDSTQPLVGRSLSLSVLDVSLHEPKRGRGLALAGVQEEGESSWFTPREGLPIHQFGKQGSGRADLTLPSGIYCTPHGQLFIVDCGNARVQVTDPRGNVLQQITSPNSEGLARRCRNFFDIAVNSKGLIALSCAAERSLLVFNRHGRLLQTFGGSGLGSAKDELEAPRGVTVTQLDEFLVADIRKGTLIALKLDYKTGSRLERTIVTGFHRPYLVAACVSSGMVAVSERGTETGRVPCIKVLEPGWSTVRVLGVCSAMGPVLHCPWGVCIDSKGSVLVADWGETHRVLVYPTYGAGWTLVTQGLSSPRGITLLPEGHLAVCDSMNHCVKVYQYMANQH; encoded by the exons ATGATTCCAGGAAGTCGTTTGCCGAGCAACCCCGCCTCTCCTGTTGCAGCCCACGGCCCTGCCCACCAGCCCCAGCTCCCGACAAGCTGGGCGACATGGGCACAATATGATCTTGCCCAGGCCGAGGCGGAGCTTCATCGTCTGCAGGAGCGCCACGCCACCGAGACGGACTCTGTGAAACGGGGGGTAGAGCGCGCCATCCTGGGAGCTCGCAGAGAGGAGCGCCGCCTGCTGGAGCGGGTAGAGCAGGACCATCGTGATACTCAGCAGCACCTGGAGCAGGTCCAGAGGGAGAATGTAGCAGCAGCCAGAGTCAGCCAGTCCCTGCTGGACCAAAGACTCAGAAAATTGGTTATCCTTCAGCAGCGAATTCAGGAAGCATCTCCAAACCAGAATCTCTTGCTGAAGGAGGTTGCGGAGTTCCTCCAACCCTGGGAAGTTTCTGTTTCCTTGAAGAAAGTGACCTTCAAGCCCAGCTCCCAACCAAACGCTGTCACCTTTGGAGACATCAGAGTGCAGGACCAGAATATATCTCTGCATGCCGGAGCATGTGGTCCGCACGGGCAGCTGTGTGCTCTCCATTCTCAGGAGATGCCGTCTGCTGAGACGAGTCACCAAATTCTCAGAGAAGATAGATGCCCAGAGGAACAGGGATGGACATCCACAAAAGACTCAACGGTCAAAAAAATTAGCTTGTCTTACTCGTGTGACCCAGAAGCAGAAGAGGAGCCAATGACTTCCTTGACCCATAAATGGCCTCCAAAGTTGGAACCGTCGTCTAGATTAAAATCCCCCGAATCATCATGTGGGGAAAATATTCCAACTGTCCTTAAGACTGATAGCAGAGAATATGATTGGTCAATAAGCAGCAATAGCGAACTCCTCGCTCCCAGGAACAAGAGGACACCACCTGCTGTCTCCTCACCTGAGGGGAGTCGGGTACATGTTGGTCCTCCTCATGCTGTAAATTTAGATAACCAGGGTGCGGCCAATGGAAAGCCCAATCCAGGCAGTGGATTTCGGAGGGCTGGAAAGAGATCTCTGTCATCTCCTAGGAGGAGGCAGAGGGAGCCTGCAGCCAGCCACAGCTGCCTGGACCTCACCACTCGAGGACGTCCTCACTCATGCCTCAGCCAGTCCTCGGATGAGCACTCCCTCGGGACACTCTGCGATTCCGGTCGAGCACCTTCACCAGCGGACAGCCTGGACTCCAGCTACACCTTTGTGGTCGGCCCTTCTCGTGACTACGGTGTGAACAGAAGCTCTCTGAGCTACAACGGGCGCCTGTCGAAGTCTGCTGTGGACTTGACTCACAGGACACGCCCCCTGATCAGCGCTGGGCCGAATGAACGTGTGGGAGCTTGGACAGTCAATTGCAGCAACTTCAGCTCATCTTCGCCGCCTCCCAGTGGGGAACTGGGGGTGTTTGACAGGGGACAGGCGGTGTCATATCAGGTCCCAACTAGCGACTCGACTCAGCCGCTAGTCGGCaggtctctctctctgtctgtcttaGATGTATCCTTGCATGAGCCCAAAAGAGGCCGAGGTCTAGCTCTGGCAGGAGTGCAGGAGGAAGGAGAATCTTCTTGGTTCACACCAAGGGAAGGCCTTCCAATCCACCAGTTTGGGAAGCAAGGGTCAGGTCGGGCGGACCTCACCCTGCCGAGTGGTATCTACTGCACACCACATGGGCAGCTCTTCATCGTGGACTGTGGGAATGCTCGTGTTCAG GTCACAGACCCTCGGGGCAATGTCCTCCAGCAAATCACATCCCCGAACTCTGAGGGCTTGGCCAGGCGATGCAGGAATTTCTTTGACATAGCAGTCAACAGCAAGGGCCTAATCGCACTGAGCTGTGCAGCGGAGCGATCTCTACTGGTGTTCAACCGACACGGCCGACTCCTTCAGACCTTCGGAGGGTCAGGTTTGGGCTCTGCAAAAGATGAGCTGGAGGCTCCCAGGGGTGTGACGGTGACACAGTTGGACGAGTTCTTGGTAGCTGATATCCGTAAAGGTACCCTCATCGCCTTAAAGCTGGACTATAAGACTGGTTCACGTTTAGAGCGCACCATCGTGACTGGATTCCACCGGCCTTACTTGGTGGCAGCTTGCGTGAGCTCAGGAATGGTCGCCGTGTCTGAGAGAGGCACAGAAACAGGCCGTGTGCCCTGCATCAAAGTCCTGGAGCCAGGCTGGAGCACAGTACGAGTTCTGGGGGTGTGCTCGGCCATGGGGCCTGTCCTGCACTGCCCCTGGGGTGTCTGTATCGACTCTAAGGGCAGCGTGCTGGTGGCCGACTGGGGGGAAACCCACAGGGTCCTGGTGTACCCGACATACGGAGCGGGGTGGACGTTAGTGACCCAGGGTTTAAGTAGTCCACGTGGGATTACACTGCTGCCAGAGGGCCATCTCGCTGTGTGTGACAGCATGAACCACTGTGTGAAGGTCTACCAGTACATGGCCAATCAACACTAA
- the fhip1b gene encoding FHF complex subunit HOOK interacting protein 1B → MSWLSKLNTRAPGSRPGWGAAPSAPCTADPETCLMVFENHWRQVSRVLEQSESSSSTDDLIAVRNHTDQMLCLLAEERPAEASEGGTNKRVAGPILNLVVSQDILGCVVRWHLRRGLDPDSQGALLKLFEMLIGQSQQLLLQHAAILHPLLRLLGACADPELGCPAALENSLVLLLNQICVSMAQQPVLLEMLFQATPIQQGSTNLLIFSLLVPFIHRDGAIGQQARDALLLVMATSASNDNVAHYIAENSYFCPVLATGLSALYSSLPRKIEVRGDDWHALRREDWMSVSSLVLFMNSLEFCNAVVQVAHHLVRSQLLDYLHNGFLVPVMGPALHKSSVDEMIASTAYLDLFLRSVSETALLKTFLRFILLHRLDNDSILDTLLTRISSNSRLCMVSLSLFRTLLAFNCEDIMLQLVLRYLLPCGHVMLSQRRAIRETDMYGRCADKFLSLIPECCRLSIVPSTERDEDAAFRAKVFSNAGAESPATPRPGTPSRLAFFIRQHSSGVGSGGRPPTPPSMELPQPGTPISYSPDSPMHPQQHESLEWESGYLDYLKDARRNIELCSWACRGWSAPYDGENPSPNTAAPPPPPPPASNPSMAMFPEHFSFQPGGGSNTSLGQQREAIVAAARSEWSSSERDSGEWDVTIGQNNCISLTPRSKKRSLQREEVLLKPVPPLVPSSLPVPLSSSQLAPTPTPHSPAAITVGYVAIYNGTAETAEGCLSHEVKKVKRDLGDQQFLDENANQNGSVVTCSSQGCPVQQSILNKSDAISDAKSAPTPPLSDTDDASNLHGAPSCESGPTVQSLIEELLEQSPDETHDPEGSNGEGINIEAFTQELRELEDRVTVCSAAACQQEETNPKSYTDKRQEEHISGLEAKMAADDKREASGTALCSPARPLNGASCQPYTGPFMLVLLTKLENMLQNSLYVNILLTGMVAQLACYPQPLLRSFLLNTNMVFQPSVKSLIQVLGSVKNRIEAFAASHEDFPSMLRKAQLYLMARGKVDWSEPPGAVPALRRSDSLVKSRKSSLSDLILRHTNSPTRTRSAAQMALAHVRVGGQTLHSALFRGSSGGGGVGGASNLEKQAEALRVKNAVYCAVVFCEFLKELAALAQEHAVALPFVGTDAEE, encoded by the exons ATGAGCTGGCTGAGCAAGTTGAACACGCGGGCTCCTGGCAGTCGGCCGGGTTGGGGCGCCGCACCGTCGGCCCCCTGCACAGCCGACCCGGAGACATGTCTGATGgtgtttgagaaccactggagaCAG GTGTCACGTGTGCTGGAGCAGAGTGAGTCGTCATCATCCACTGATGACTTGATTGCAGTCAGGAACCACACGGACCAGATGCTTTGTCTGCTGGCTGAGGAGCGGCCTGCCGAGGCGTCGGAGGGCGGCACAAACAAGCGAGTCGCAGGCCCCATACTGAACTTGGTGGTCAGCCAGGACATTCTAGGGTGTGTGGTCCGGTGGCACCTTCGCCGTGGCCTGGACCCAGACAGCCAGGGAGCACTGCTCAAGCTGTTTGAGATGCTCATAGGCCAATCCCAGCAGCTTTTGCTGCAGCATGCAGCCATCTTGCACCCCCTACTCAGGCTGCTGGGTGCCTGCGCTGACCCGGAACTTGGTTGTCCTGCTGCCTTGGAAAACAGTCTAGTTCTGCTGCTCAATCAG ATATGCGTGTCCATGGCCCAGCAGCCTGTGCTTCTGGAGATGTTGTTCCAGGCGACACCTATCCAGCAAGGATCCACCAACCTACTGATCTTCTCACTCCTCGTGCCCTTCATCCACCGTGACGGCGCCATCGGACAACAGGCCAGAGATGCACTGTTGCTGGTCATGGCCACCTCAGCCAGCAATGACAACGTGGCTCACTACATCGCAGAGAACTCCTACTTCTgcccg GTGCTGGCAACCGGCTTGAGCGCGCTCTACTCGTCTCTTCCCCGAAAGATTGAGGTGCGAGGGGACGACTGGCATGCCTTGCGGCGCGAGGACTGGATGAGCGTGTCCTCCCTTGTTCTCTTTATGAACTCGCTGGAGTTCTGCAATGCCGTGGTACAGGTTGCTCATCACCTGGTGCGCTCCCAGCTCCTGGACTACCTGCACAACGGCTTCCTGGTTCCTGTCATGGGCCCTGCCCTGCACAAG tcATCAGTGGACGAAATGATAGCCAGCACCGCCTACTTGGATCTTTTCCTGCGCAGTGTGAGTGAGACAGCCCTCCTCAAAACCTTCCTGCGATTCATTCTGCTGCATCGCCTGGACAACGACTCCATCCTGGACACATTGCTCACGCGCATCAGCAGCAATTCAAGG CTCTGCATGGTGTCTCTGAGCCTCTTCAGAACTCTTCTGGCTTTCAACTGTGAAGACATCATGCTGCAGCTCGTCCTCCG GTACCTGCTCCCCTGCGGCCATGTCATGCTGAGTCAGCGGCGTGCTATCAGGGAGACGGACATGTATGGGAGGTGCGCAGACAAGTTCCTGTCACTGATTCCAGAATGCTGCCGTCTGAGCATTGTGCCCTCTACAGAGCGGGATGAAGATGCTGCATTTCGAGCCAAAG TGTTCAGCAATGCGGGAGCTGAGTCCCCGGCCACACCTAGACCTGGCACGCCATCGCGCTTGGCTTTCTTTATCCGCCAGCATAGTAGTGGAGTTGGGTCAGGAGGTCGCCCCCCTACCCCTCCCAGCATGGAGCTGCCACAGCCCGGCACCCCCATTTCTTACAGCCCAGACAGCCCCATGCACCCCCAACAGCACGAGAGTCTGGAGTGGGAATCAGGTTACCTGGACTATCTGAAAGACGCCCGACGAAACATCGAGCTTTGCTCTTGGGCTTGTCGGGGTTGGTCAGCACCATACGACGGTGAAAACCCTTCCCCGAACACAGCAGCGCCtccacccccgccccctcccgcCTCCAACCCCTCCATGGCCATGTTCCCCGAGCACTTCTCCttccagccgggaggaggcagCAATACGTCATTGGGCCAGCAGAGGGAAGCCATTGTGGCTGCGGCCAGGTCCGAGTGGAGCAGCTCAGAGCGGGACAGCGGCGAGTGGGACGTGACCATCGGCCAAAACAACTGCATCAGCCTCACGCCGCGTTCCAAGAAGCGCAGTTTGCAGCGAGAAGAGGTCCTCCTGAAACCTGTCCCCCCTCTCGTGCCATCCTCTTTGCCCGTCCCTTTATCCAGTTCCCAACTGGCCCCCACGCCAACGCCTCACAGTCCTGCCGCCATCACCGTTGGTTATGTTGCAATCTACAACGGGACGGCAGAGACTGCGGAGGGGTGTTTGAGCCATGAGGTGAAGAAGGTGAAGAGAGACTTGGGCGACCAGCAGTTTTTAGATGAGAACGCAAATCAAAATGGTTCTGTCGTCACATGCTCCTCCCAGGGCTGCCCTGTTCAGCAGTCCATATTAAACAAGAGTGACGCCATCAGTGACGCCAAATCTGCCCCCACCCCGCCTCTGTCGGACACCGACGACGCCTCCAACCTGCACGGGGCACCCTCATGTGAAAGTGGGCCCACGGTGCAGAGTCTCATCGAGGAACTTCTGGAACAATCTCCCGATGAGACGCATGACCCCGAGGGCTCTAATGGCGAAGGCATCAACATCGAGGCCTTCACACAGGAGCTGAGAGAGCTGGAGGACCGTGTGACTGTGTGCAGTGCCGCAGCCTGCCAGCAGGAGGAGACCAACCCCAAGTCCTATACTGATAAGCGGCAGGAGGAGCACATATCAGGGCTGGAAGCAAAAATGGCAGCTGATGACAAGAGGGAAGCTTCTGGAACCGCCCTCTGTAGTCCAGCCAGACCGCTCAATGGAGCCTCATGTCAGCCATACACAG GTCCGTTCATGTTGGTTTTGCTCACCAAGCTGGAGAACATGCTCCAGAACTCTCTGTATGTCAACATCCTACTGACGGGTATGGTGGCCCAACTGGCATGCTATCCTCAGCCGCTCCTGCGCTCTTTCCTGCTAAACACCAACATGGTCTTCCAGCCAAGTGTCAAGTCTCTCATCCAG GTTTTGGGTTCGGTGAAGAACCGCATCGAGGCCTTTGCCGCCTCCCATGAGGACTTCCCATCCATGTTGAGGAAAGCCCAACTGTACCTGATGGCCCGTGGGAAAGTGGACTGGAGTGAGCCCCCTGGCGCCGTCCCTGCCCTGCGGCGCTCTGATTCACTAG TCAAGAGTCGCAAGTCATCTCTTAGCGACCTGATCCTTCGCCACACAAACAGCCCCACCCGGACTCGCAGTGCTGCCCAGATGGCTCTGGCGCACGTACGGGTTGGTGGCCAAACACTGCACAGCGCTCTGTTCCGTGGTAGCAgcggtggaggaggagtgggcGGAGCCTCCAATCTGGAGAAGCAAGCCGAGGCGCTGCGCGTGAAGAACGCAGTCTACTGCGCCGTCGTCTTCTGCGAGTTCCTCAAGGAGCTGGCCGCCCTTGCTCAAGAGCACGCCGTCGCACTACCCTTTGTTGGCACAGACGCCGAGGAGTAG